The sequence below is a genomic window from Streptomyces sp. V1I1.
CTACAACACCTTCGTCACCCACACGCTCAAGGAATCCCCGGCCGACTACTACGTCGTCGCCGACGGCAACTGCCCCTGACCCACGGTCCGTACACCCCCAGGAGGTTTCCCTGTGCGCTTCGCCCTTCCGTACGCGGCCGCACTGCTGCTCGCCGTCACCGCCGCACCGGCCGTCGCCCGGCAGCAGCCGGAGACGGAGACCCACTGTGCGCGGATCGCGCGGCTGCACGTGCCCGGCGCCGAGCGCCAAGAGGTCTCCTGTCTGGGCGAGTTGACGACGGCGGGTACGGTCGCCTCCGGCCATACCGATCAGGCCGACTGGGCGGGGCTGACCCCGGCGGGACTGGCCACGCCCACCGGGGTGCCCGGCATCCAGATCGACGGCTATTTCTCCGACACCTCGACCGGCAATGCCAACCACGCCTGGAGCCATGACTCGCAGTTCGTCGTCCGGCTGCCCGACCGCTGGAACGGCGGCCTGGTCGTCGCGGGCTCCCCCGGCGTGCGCGAGCAGTACGCCAACGACCGCGCCATCGGCGACTGGGTCCTCTCCCGCGGCTACGCGTTCGCCGCCACCGACAAGGGCAACACGGGCGCGGGCTTCTACCGCGACGGCGCCGCGCCGGGCGCGGCCATCGCCGAATGGAACGACCGGGTCACGCAGTTGACCAGGGCCGCCCGCGCGGTCGTCGCCCAGCGCTACCACCGCCCACCGTCCCGCACGCTCGCCACCGGCATGTCCAACGGCGGCTATCTGGTGCGCTGGCAGTTGGAGAACCACCCCGAGCTGTATGACGGCGGCGTCGACTGGGAGGGGACACTCTGGCGGGCGAGCGGACCGCATCTGCTGACCTTCCTGCCGCCCGCGCTGCGCCACTATCCCGTGTACGCCTCCGGCGGCCCGGGTGCGGACGAGGCGCACAGGGCAGTGGTCGCCGCCGGGTATCCGGAGGGGTCGGAGTTTCTGTGGCCCTTCCACCATCAGTACTACTGGGACCTGACCCAGCGGATCTACCGGGAGGAGCTGGACCCGGGTTACGACGGCAAGACCGAGGCGGGGACTCCGTACTGCGCACCTGGCACGCACGCGTGCGACGCGGACTACGACTACGCGTCGCGGCCGCCCGAGGTGCGCCGGGCCGTAGCGTCGATCGGGCTGACCGGCCGGATCGGCAAACCGCTGATCACCCTGCACGGCACCCTCGATGTGCTGCTGCCCATCGGCCGTGACTCCGATGTGTACGCAACGATGGTGCGCGAAGCCGGACGCGGCGGGCTCTTCCGCTACTACCGCGTCGAAGGCGGCACGCACGTCGACTCGCTCTACGACGTCTTTCCGGACAGGCTGAGGCCGTTGACCCCCTGTCACCGCTCGGCGTTCACTGCCCTGGAGACCTGGATCGGACACGGCAGGCAGCCGGTGTCCAGCCGCACGCTGGCCCGCCCGGAACCGGCCGATCCGCGCACGCTGCTCACCGACTGTCCGCTCGGCGGTACGCCCGGCCGCCGGGCGGCCGGATCCTGAGCAATCCCGAGCACGCCCTGCCCCGAATACCAGTCGTGCGGCAGCGCGCCGGTCGGCGGTGCGCCGGACCCGGCTGCTGGGGGCACAGGTGCGAGCGACCATACGGGTACGAGTACTGGCGGTGGACGGGCCACAGGTGTGGATCGCCGTGAGCGGCCGACTGGCCAGGTCCACGGCTCCGATGCTCAGGCAGTTGCTGCGGCTCCGTGAGGCCGAGGGGTTCAGCGCGCTCTTCGTGGATGTCAGCACCCTCGCCGACGACTGGGAGCTGACCCTCGATGAGATACGGGACGTGTTTCCGAGCGGCAAGAAGCTGAGGTTCCACGTCATCGGCCCGGCCGGCGGCCTCCGATGGGAGCCGGACCACGATCCACGGTTCGTCTTCCATACGGGAGCCGCCGCGGCATGGCAGGCGTGGGAGAACGGCCCCTCGACGCGGGGAGTGGCCACGGCAGGGGTGTGGTGGCCACTCCCCGGCTTCAGGCTGCCGGCGTTGGGCGCGAGAGGCGGCCCGACCCCCGGGTGAGGGAGTACCCGCCGATGGCCGCCGGTGTCAGGGGGCGCCGTCGTCGGATGTCGCGCGGCGTTCGTCGGACGCCGATCCGCCGGCTTCGGTATCGGGACCGGCGGTATGGGGCCCGTCCTCCGGTTCCGTGGAGCGGGCGGCTTCGGCGCGG
It includes:
- a CDS encoding tannase/feruloyl esterase family alpha/beta hydrolase; amino-acid sequence: MRFALPYAAALLLAVTAAPAVARQQPETETHCARIARLHVPGAERQEVSCLGELTTAGTVASGHTDQADWAGLTPAGLATPTGVPGIQIDGYFSDTSTGNANHAWSHDSQFVVRLPDRWNGGLVVAGSPGVREQYANDRAIGDWVLSRGYAFAATDKGNTGAGFYRDGAAPGAAIAEWNDRVTQLTRAARAVVAQRYHRPPSRTLATGMSNGGYLVRWQLENHPELYDGGVDWEGTLWRASGPHLLTFLPPALRHYPVYASGGPGADEAHRAVVAAGYPEGSEFLWPFHHQYYWDLTQRIYREELDPGYDGKTEAGTPYCAPGTHACDADYDYASRPPEVRRAVASIGLTGRIGKPLITLHGTLDVLLPIGRDSDVYATMVREAGRGGLFRYYRVEGGTHVDSLYDVFPDRLRPLTPCHRSAFTALETWIGHGRQPVSSRTLARPEPADPRTLLTDCPLGGTPGRRAAGS